Proteins from a single region of Apium graveolens cultivar Ventura chromosome 7, ASM990537v1, whole genome shotgun sequence:
- the LOC141672868 gene encoding putative indole-3-pyruvate monooxygenase YUCCA8, with protein sequence MFSFSDQNNMFARRCVWVNGPVIVGAGPSGLAVGACLKEQGIPCVVLERADCIASLWQKRTYDRLKLHLPKQFCQLPKLPFPQHFPEYPTKKQFIDYLESYASHFGIKPQFNESVESAKYDEACRLWRIKTVSLQGSVRSEIEYICQWIVVATGENAERVVPEIDGLGDFYGEIIHACEYKSGEKYSGKKVLVVGCGNSGMEVSLDLVNHNAKPSMVSRSSVHVLPREIFGKSTFELAMMMMKWLPVWIVDKILLLLTWFILGNTESYGLKRPSIGPLELKNTYGKTPVLDVGALEKIRSGDIEVVPGIKKFSKNMVELVNGEELAIDSVVLATGYCSNVPSWLKEAEFFSKAGYPKTPFPNGWKGNTGLYAVGFTKRGLSGASSDAMKIAQDISKVWKEDLKQKKQKVPTHRRCISTF encoded by the exons ATGTTTAGTTTTTCTGATCAAAACAACATGTTTGCACGTCGATGCGTGTGGGTTAACGGTCCAGTTATCGTCGGAGCAGGACCATCAGGCCTAGCTGTAGGAGCATGCCTTAAAGAACAAGGCATTCCTTGTGTAGTTCTCGAAAGAGCCGATTGCATAGCTTCTTTATGGCAAAAAAGAACTTATGATCGTCTCAAACTTCACCTTCCTAAACAATTTTGCCAACTTCCAAAACTACCATTTCCTCAGCATTTCCCCGAATACCCCACAAAAAAACAGTTCATAGATTATCTCGAATCTTATGCTAGTCATTTTGGCATTAAACCGCAGTTTAATGAGTCCGTGGAGTCTGCCAAGTACGATGAGGCATGTCGATTGTGGCGTATTAAGACTGTTTCATTACAAGGCTCTGTTAGGTCTGAAATTGAGTACATTTGTCAGTGGATTGTGGTGGCTACAGGAGAAAATGCAGAGCGTGTGGTGCCCGAAATCGATGGATTAGGGGATTTTTACGGAGAAATTATTCATGCTTGTGAGTACAAATCTGGTGAAAAATATAGTGGGAAAAAAGTTCTTGTTGTGGGATGTGGAAATTCTGGTATGGAAGTTTCACTTGATCTTGTTAATCACAATGCTAAACCATCAATGGTGTCACGTAGCTCG GTTCATGTGTTGCCTAGAGAAATCTTTGGAAAATCGACATTTGAATTGGCAATGATGATGATGAAATGGCTCCCAGTATGGATAGTTGATAAGATTTTGCTACTATTGACATGGTTTATTCTTGGCAATACTGAGAGTTATGGTTTAAAAAGGCCTTCTATTGGTCCATTGGAGCTGAAGAACACTTATGGAAAGACTCCTGTTCTTGATGTTGGAGCACTGGAGAAGATCCGATCCGGCGATATCGAAGTGGTTCCTGGAATCAAGAAGTTCTCAAAGAACATGGTAGAGCTTGTTAATGGTGAAGAACTAGCCATTGATTCAGTTGTTTTGGCTACTGGATACTGCAGCAATGTTCCCTCTTGGCTAAAG GAAGCTGAGTTTTTCTCCAAAGCTGGATACCCCAAGACACCATTCCCAAATGGATGGAAGGGAAACACTGGACTTTATGCTGTAGGCTTCACAAAGAGAGGATTATCTGGTGCATCCTCAGATGCCATGAAGATTGCACAAGATATTTCTAAAGTTTGGAAGGAGGATTTGAAGCAGAAAAAACAGAAGGTCCCTACACATAGAAGATGCATTTCAACCTTCTAA
- the LOC141672704 gene encoding protein LOW PSII ACCUMULATION 1, chloroplastic-like, producing MSMIIISNLGHPKILAFSRQIYPKDSTFIFSTATIITSSFQWRRKHMRFLLTCSASDKPTPSPQFSTDAKIRSEVLSPFRSVRMFFYLAFIASASLGGLIATTQLIGALSNPSRAGEVTNILEGLGIDIAAVSVCAFLYYRDNNAKNAQLARLTREENLSNLKLRVDEKKVIPVGDFRGIARLVLVSGPSSFISESFKLSEPFTESLLERGVLVVPFATDGELPNFESEEMKELTQKRKRLWQLKPVFSTEWSEWLNEQKKLANVSTESPVYLSLRLSGRVRGSGVGYPPWNAFVAQLPPTKGLWSGLLDGMDGPV from the exons ATGAGCATGATCATCATCTCTAATTTGGGCCATCCCAAAATCTTGGCCTTTTCCCGCCAAATCTACCCTAAAGATTCAACCTTTATTTTCTCCACTGCAACTATCATCACCTCTTCATTTCAGTGGCGCAGGAAGCACATGCGTTTCTTGCTCACCTGCTCTGCTTCTGATAAGCCAACCCCATCTCCCCAATTCAG TACAGATGCTAAGATTCGGAGTGAAGTTCTTTCTCCATTTCGATCAGTTCGGATGTTTTTTTATCTTGCTTTTATTGCCAGTGCTTCTCTCGGAGGACTAATAGCTACTACCCAACTGATTGGTGCGTTGTCGAATCCCTCGAGAGCAGGTGAAGTCACTAACATTCTTGAGGGTCTTGGCATAGATATTGCAGCTGTATCTGTATGCGCGTTTCTTTATTATAGGGATAATAATGCTAAGAATGCCCAGTTGGCTAGGCTGACAAGAGAGGAAAACCTTTCGAATCTTAAGCTTCGTGTAGATGAGAAAAAGGTTATTCCTGTCGGTGATTTTAGAGGAATTGCTCGTCTTGTATTGGTTTCTGGCCCTTCATCTTTCATTTCTGAATCTTTTAAACTAAGTGAACCTTTCACCGAGAGTCTTCTTGAAAGAGGGGTGCTCGTTGTCCCTTTTGCCACAGATGGGGAATTACCTAATTTTGAGAGTGAAGAAATGAAGGAGCTGACTCAAAAACGGAAAAGGCTTTGGCAGCTAAAACCTGTTTTTTCGACCGAGTGGTCCGA GTGGTTAAATGAACAAAAGAAACTGGCCAATGTTTCAACCGAATCTCCTGT GTATTTATCTCTACGCTTGAGTGGTCGTGTTCGTGGTAGTGGAGTTGGATACCCTCCTTGGAATGCTTTTGTTGCGCAACTACCACCAACAAAGGGACTATGGTCAGGTCTTTTAGATGGCATGGACGGACCAGTTTGA